The following are encoded in a window of Sinorhizobium sojae CCBAU 05684 genomic DNA:
- a CDS encoding protein-L-isoaspartate(D-aspartate) O-methyltransferase — translation MSGRVTQQEGLAAMALRLRAAGVVNNDLLRAVEQTPRGLFCPAPYQEDVYSRRLIPLDCGSFMEGCDFAVRLIHCLNVKPGQRVLEVGTGSGFTAAVIGRIAERVLTIDRYQTLVGTAQKNLEKAGVRNVVARHADGSVGAPGEGTFDRILITAAFDSLPRMYSDHLVSGGTLLVPVMMSETRCRIVRVTRTGSRFDREDLFEAPYLPIVPQLASFL, via the coding sequence TTGAGCGGGCGCGTGACGCAGCAGGAGGGGCTGGCAGCGATGGCGCTCCGCCTTCGCGCAGCCGGCGTTGTGAATAACGATCTGCTGAGGGCCGTGGAGCAGACGCCGCGCGGCCTGTTCTGTCCGGCGCCCTATCAGGAGGACGTCTATTCCCGGCGGCTGATACCGCTCGATTGCGGTTCCTTCATGGAGGGATGCGACTTTGCGGTTCGGCTGATCCATTGCCTGAACGTCAAGCCGGGGCAGCGCGTGCTTGAGGTAGGCACTGGCAGCGGCTTCACCGCCGCCGTCATCGGGCGAATCGCAGAGCGGGTGCTGACGATCGACCGCTACCAGACTCTGGTGGGGACTGCACAGAAGAATCTGGAGAAAGCCGGTGTCCGCAACGTCGTCGCGAGACATGCGGACGGCAGCGTCGGGGCGCCGGGCGAGGGCACTTTCGACCGCATTCTCATTACCGCCGCATTCGACAGCCTGCCGCGCATGTATTCCGATCATCTGGTATCCGGCGGCACCTTGCTGGTTCCGGTCATGATGAGCGAAACGCGGTGCCGCATTGTTCGCGTCACCCGGACGGGCAGCCGCTTCGACCGGGAAGACCTGTTTGAAGCGCCTTACCTCCCGATCGTCCCGCAACTGGCATCCTTCCTTTGA